A stretch of Miscanthus floridulus cultivar M001 chromosome 13, ASM1932011v1, whole genome shotgun sequence DNA encodes these proteins:
- the LOC136500132 gene encoding uncharacterized protein codes for MWVIELEALNIEFTPRKAIKSQALADFIAEWMKLQQPTPEAILNHWKIYFDGSLKLRGAGAGVLFISPDGKQLKYVLQILWPATNNEAEYEALIHGFRVTASLSIKRLLVYGDSSVVINQVNKDCDCTKETCVEVCKLEKHFQGLEIDHVVCDLNVVADVLAKLESDRAQVPAGVFVEELSVPSIKRDEASTSDSPAPGTQVRTIIPA; via the coding sequence ATGTGGGTGATCGAGCTCGAAGCACTCAACATTGAATTCACCCCACGTAAGGCTATAAAGTCTCAGGCTCTGGCCGATTTCATAGCCGAGTGGATGAAACTCCAGCAGCCTACTCCTGAAGCTATTCTTAATCATTGGAAGATATACTTTGATGGTTCACTCAAGCTCAGAGGTGCAGGCGCTGGTGTCCTCTTCATATCACCAGATGGGAAGCAACTTAAGTATGTTCTCCAAATTCTCTGGCCAGCAACAAACAACgaggccgagtacgaggccctcatccatGGCTTCCGAGTCACGGCTTCACTCAGCATCAAGCGGTTACTCGTCTATGGCGACTCGTCCGTGGTTATTAATCAGGTTAATAAAGATTGTGATTGCACCAAGGAAACCTGCGTAGAGGTATGCAAGTTGGAGAAACACTTTCAAGGTCTGGAAATTGACCACGTGGTATGTGATCTCAACGTTGTAGCAGACGTCTTGGCCAAACTCGAGTCAGACAGAGCACAGGTTCCAGCCGGGGTATTCGTCGAAGAACTATCAGTACCATCCATCAAGCGAGACGAAGCTAGCACGTCTGATAGCCCCGCCCCCGGCACTCAAGTCCGGACTATTATACCAGCCTAG